A region from the Variovorax sp. V93 genome encodes:
- the xdhA gene encoding xanthine dehydrogenase small subunit — MSTESSSNNNSTQPVRFFHRGRIVDVSGVHPTRSVLDWLREDAHCTGTKEGCNEGDCGACTVVIGELASDANAPGTVGGLQLQTVNACIQFLPTLHGKALFTVEDLKAQCAAAQPQDKKHAVHTLHPVQQAMVDCHGSQCGFCTPGFVMSLWSAYEHHQAEGTQPTRQQLADELSGNLCRCTGYRPILDAGQRMFDLPAVRLDTKPVVAALTALQNDGLDYAAPLGARVDHFHAPKTIAQLAALREQKPRAQLLAGSTDVGLWVNKQFRDLGDIIYVGDVAEMKTIETRADELYIGAGASLEAAFEALVQRVPSLADVWLRFASPPIRHAGTMGGNVANGSPIGDSPPVLMSLDAEIELRRGDVLRRMPLPDFYIDYMKNQLQPGEFVQGLAVPLAAMRRQVRAYKISKRFDCDISALCAGFAIELEQGSDTVKAVRLAFGGMAAIVKRAANAEAALVGKPWTQASVAAAKLALAQDFKPLSDMRASADYRLQVAQNLIQRLWLETRAEDPLSLEETSVWSVMPHATVKAAAEGA, encoded by the coding sequence ATGAGCACAGAGAGCAGCAGCAACAACAACAGCACGCAACCCGTCCGCTTCTTCCACCGCGGCAGGATCGTCGACGTCAGTGGCGTCCATCCGACCCGCTCGGTGCTCGACTGGCTGCGCGAGGACGCACATTGCACGGGCACCAAGGAAGGCTGCAACGAAGGCGACTGCGGCGCCTGCACCGTGGTGATCGGCGAACTGGCCAGCGACGCCAACGCGCCGGGCACGGTCGGCGGGCTGCAACTGCAGACGGTCAACGCCTGCATCCAGTTCCTGCCGACGCTGCACGGCAAGGCGCTGTTCACGGTCGAAGACCTGAAGGCGCAGTGCGCGGCCGCCCAACCGCAGGACAAGAAGCACGCCGTCCACACGCTGCACCCCGTGCAGCAGGCGATGGTCGACTGCCATGGCTCGCAGTGCGGCTTCTGCACGCCCGGCTTCGTGATGTCGCTGTGGTCCGCCTACGAGCACCACCAGGCCGAGGGCACGCAGCCCACGCGCCAGCAGCTGGCCGACGAACTGTCGGGCAACCTGTGCCGCTGCACCGGCTACCGGCCGATCCTCGATGCGGGGCAGCGCATGTTCGACCTGCCGGCCGTGCGGCTCGACACGAAGCCCGTGGTGGCGGCGCTCACCGCCTTGCAGAACGACGGCCTGGACTACGCGGCGCCGCTCGGCGCCCGCGTCGACCACTTCCACGCCCCCAAGACCATCGCCCAGCTCGCCGCATTGCGCGAGCAGAAGCCGCGTGCCCAGCTGCTGGCCGGCTCGACCGACGTCGGCCTCTGGGTCAACAAGCAGTTCCGCGATCTCGGCGACATCATCTACGTGGGCGACGTGGCCGAGATGAAGACCATCGAGACCCGTGCCGACGAGCTCTACATCGGCGCCGGCGCCTCGCTCGAAGCCGCCTTCGAAGCCCTGGTGCAGCGCGTGCCGAGCCTCGCGGACGTGTGGCTGCGCTTTGCCTCGCCGCCGATCCGCCATGCCGGCACCATGGGCGGCAACGTGGCCAACGGCTCGCCCATCGGCGATTCGCCGCCGGTGCTGATGTCGCTCGATGCCGAGATCGAGCTGCGCCGCGGCGACGTGCTGCGCCGCATGCCGCTGCCCGATTTCTACATCGACTACATGAAGAACCAGCTGCAGCCCGGCGAGTTCGTGCAGGGGCTGGCGGTTCCGCTCGCGGCCATGCGCCGCCAGGTGCGCGCCTACAAGATCAGCAAGCGCTTCGACTGCGACATCTCGGCCCTGTGCGCAGGCTTCGCGATCGAGCTGGAGCAGGGTAGCGACACCGTGAAGGCCGTGCGCCTGGCCTTCGGCGGCATGGCCGCCATCGTCAAGCGCGCCGCGAACGCCGAGGCCGCGCTCGTCGGCAAGCCGTGGACGCAGGCCAGCGTCGCCGCCGCAAAGCTCGCGCTGGCGCAGGACTTCAAGCCGCTGTCGGACATGCGCGCCTCGGCCGACTACCGGCTGCAGGTGGCGCAGAACCTGATCCAGCGCCTCTGGCTCGAAACCCGGGCCGAAGACCCGCTGTCCCTCGAAGAAACCAGCGTGTGGAGCGTGATGCCTCATGCCACGGTCAAAGCCGCGGCCGAAGGAGCCTGA